The following coding sequences lie in one Metallumcola ferriviriculae genomic window:
- the moaC gene encoding cyclic pyranopterin monophosphate synthase MoaC gives MELTHFDEQGRARMVDVSEKGDTRRVAVARGSVMMKKATLERIARGQVAKGDVLGVARVAGIMAAKKTGELIPMCHPLMLTSIEVDFKINSQETKVEIEARVGTTGKTGVEMEALTAVSVAGLTIYDMCKAVDKAMIIEAVRLVEKSGGKSGHFKREGEEEWGK, from the coding sequence ATGGAGCTTACTCATTTTGACGAGCAAGGACGGGCAAGGATGGTGGATGTCTCTGAAAAGGGGGATACCAGGCGGGTTGCGGTAGCGCGGGGTAGTGTAATGATGAAGAAGGCAACTTTAGAACGCATTGCCCGGGGACAAGTAGCCAAAGGAGATGTATTAGGGGTAGCTCGGGTGGCAGGGATTATGGCTGCCAAGAAAACCGGGGAGCTTATACCTATGTGTCATCCATTAATGCTCACTTCTATCGAAGTTGATTTCAAAATTAATTCACAAGAAACCAAGGTGGAGATAGAGGCCCGGGTGGGGACCACCGGTAAAACCGGGGTGGAGATGGAAGCACTAACGGCGGTGTCGGTTGCTGGACTAACTATTTATGATATGTGTAAGGCTGTTGATAAAGCCATGATAATTGAGGCGGTCCGGTTAGTGGAAAAAAGCGGCGGTAAAAGCGGGCATTTTAAGCGAGAGGGTGAAGAAGAGTGGGGAAAATAA
- a CDS encoding molybdopterin biosynthesis protein: MRRVYLENKEYQGARSEFVAQLEQLGALEPLAGKLMPIRDSLGMVTAEAVVSKSSVPHYHASAMDGIAVRAEDTYQARETNPVVLTLDEDAVEVDTGDPLPSQFNAVIMVEEVQFIDNGKVEIIAAASPWQHVRAIGEDMIKGEVIIPSNHTLTAPDLGAVIAGGIKDIEVRRQPKVAVIPTGSELVPPGETPARGEIVEFNSTMLGGLFTQWGALVTTFPIIKDKYELIRDAMAKAVSENDIVIVNAGSSAGREDFTAAALAELGNVVTHGVAIKPGKPVILGYIDKTPVIGVPGYPVSAALTAKLFVYPLVRALRGQGTAEGERVKALLSRSLHSTLGMEEFVRVRLGQVGEKLIAAPLGRGAGVITSLVKADGMLVLDRLSEGRLAGETIMVELFRDQAEIRRTLMISGSHDMTLDIIDSIMRERYLGYSVASAHVGSLGGLVGLRDVEAHCAGTHLLDPASGEYNITYVKQHLQDKALLVHLTYREQGLMVAPGNPKGIKNLRSLAQEDIVFINRQKGSGTRVLLDFRLKEEGIDPRQIQGYRREEYTHLSAAAAVANGAADAALGIRAAAKALGLDFVPVDRERYDICIPRQLMDTPLIAKMLEIIRSEEFRRRAKALGGYDASNSGSIIWLPGEEDQDA, encoded by the coding sequence ATGCGGAGAGTTTACCTGGAAAATAAAGAATATCAAGGTGCACGCAGTGAATTCGTGGCCCAATTAGAGCAACTGGGGGCGTTGGAGCCGTTGGCGGGGAAGTTAATGCCCATACGAGATTCATTAGGAATGGTTACAGCAGAAGCTGTAGTATCAAAGAGTTCTGTACCCCATTACCATGCTTCAGCAATGGATGGAATAGCGGTTCGAGCTGAAGACACCTATCAGGCCCGAGAAACTAACCCAGTGGTCTTAACCCTGGACGAGGATGCTGTTGAAGTGGACACCGGAGATCCGCTGCCTTCTCAGTTCAATGCGGTGATTATGGTAGAAGAGGTACAGTTCATTGATAACGGTAAAGTAGAAATTATCGCTGCTGCATCTCCGTGGCAGCACGTGAGAGCTATCGGTGAGGATATGATTAAAGGAGAAGTTATTATCCCCAGCAACCACACCCTGACGGCTCCTGATTTAGGGGCGGTGATTGCAGGCGGCATTAAGGACATAGAAGTACGGAGACAGCCCAAGGTAGCTGTTATTCCTACCGGGTCAGAATTGGTACCCCCGGGGGAAACTCCGGCACGGGGTGAGATTGTGGAGTTCAATAGTACTATGCTGGGCGGCTTATTTACCCAGTGGGGTGCTCTAGTAACTACATTTCCAATAATAAAGGATAAATATGAATTAATTCGTGATGCCATGGCCAAGGCAGTATCGGAAAACGATATAGTTATCGTCAATGCCGGTTCGTCAGCGGGGCGGGAAGACTTTACCGCGGCAGCTTTAGCTGAATTGGGTAACGTGGTGACTCACGGTGTGGCCATTAAACCAGGAAAACCGGTGATACTGGGTTATATTGATAAGACCCCTGTTATCGGTGTGCCCGGCTATCCGGTGTCAGCGGCTTTGACGGCGAAGCTTTTTGTTTACCCGCTGGTAAGAGCTTTAAGAGGCCAAGGAACGGCAGAAGGGGAACGGGTGAAAGCACTGCTCAGTCGGTCTCTACATTCTACTTTAGGTATGGAGGAGTTTGTGCGGGTACGTCTGGGTCAGGTTGGTGAAAAGTTAATTGCCGCTCCTTTGGGCCGGGGAGCTGGGGTGATTACTTCTCTGGTGAAAGCGGATGGGATGCTGGTGCTGGATAGGCTTAGCGAGGGCCGGCTAGCCGGGGAGACAATAATGGTGGAGCTTTTCCGCGATCAGGCGGAGATTAGGCGTACACTGATGATCAGCGGCAGCCATGACATGACTTTGGATATTATAGACAGCATAATGCGAGAGCGTTACCTGGGTTATTCCGTGGCCTCTGCTCACGTGGGTAGTCTAGGCGGTTTAGTAGGACTAAGGGATGTGGAGGCACATTGTGCCGGTACCCACCTGTTGGACCCGGCAAGTGGGGAGTATAATATAACTTATGTCAAACAGCATTTACAGGACAAAGCGCTATTGGTTCACTTAACCTACAGGGAACAAGGGTTGATGGTGGCTCCGGGAAATCCCAAAGGGATAAAAAATTTAAGAAGCTTAGCGCAAGAGGATATTGTATTCATCAATCGGCAGAAAGGGTCCGGCACTCGGGTGCTGCTGGATTTCAGGTTGAAGGAAGAGGGGATAGATCCCAGACAAATACAAGGCTATCGGCGTGAAGAATATACTCACCTTTCTGCGGCGGCAGCAGTGGCCAATGGTGCCGCGGATGCGGCGTTAGGAATACGGGCGGCGGCAAAGGCCTTAGGTCTTGATTTCGTTCCGGTGGACCGAGAACGTTATGATATCTGTATTCCCCGGCAACTGATGGACACTCCATTAATCGCAAAGATGTTGGAAATAATCCGAAGTGAAGAGTTTCGACGGCGGGCCAAAGCTCTTGGCGGTTATGATGCTTCTAATAGCGGCAGTATTATCTGGCTGCCGGGAGAGGAGGATCAGGATGCTTGA
- a CDS encoding molybdopterin molybdotransferase MoeA, translated as MPRELMFEVITADQASEKILSHWQLPARLERVGLRDTWNRILSEDVVAPEDVPGFSRSTMDGYAVNAEDTFGASESLPAYLTLRGEVPMGVKPEQVIDMDETMAVATGSMLPQGANAVVMIERTAKIDDRTIAVFRPVAPGENILEKGEDVGANQVVLRRGTLVRGQEMGVLASLGITEVEVFCLPNVGIISTGNELVEPEKTPSPGQIRDSNSYTLYGAVKDAGGQPHLYRLVPDQEEEFRATILKAVEENQVVLVSGGSSVGTRDLTLKILNQLGELLFHGIAVKPGKPTLATVVKDSSGTNTLVIGLPGHPVSAFITFRRLVEPLLKGHLRELLPPACVYGRLTKNIPSQAGREEHVRVRLISQGEQVLVEPVFGKSGMLTSLTAAHGVVTVSLEAQGLAAGSEVAVKLFKEL; from the coding sequence ATGCCCCGGGAGTTAATGTTTGAAGTAATTACCGCGGATCAAGCGAGTGAGAAGATACTTTCTCATTGGCAGCTGCCTGCCCGGTTGGAGCGAGTAGGTCTAAGAGATACTTGGAATCGGATATTGTCAGAAGATGTGGTGGCGCCGGAAGATGTACCCGGTTTTTCTCGTTCAACTATGGATGGTTACGCGGTTAATGCCGAAGATACCTTTGGCGCCAGCGAATCTTTACCGGCTTACCTGACCTTACGTGGCGAGGTACCAATGGGGGTTAAGCCGGAACAAGTAATTGATATGGACGAAACTATGGCTGTGGCTACGGGAAGTATGTTGCCGCAGGGGGCAAATGCTGTGGTGATGATAGAAAGAACAGCAAAAATAGACGACCGAACAATAGCCGTTTTTCGACCAGTGGCACCGGGGGAAAATATCTTAGAAAAAGGGGAGGATGTTGGTGCCAACCAGGTGGTGCTGAGACGGGGCACCCTGGTACGGGGACAGGAAATGGGAGTGCTGGCCAGCTTGGGGATAACTGAAGTGGAAGTCTTTTGCCTTCCCAATGTGGGGATCATTTCTACCGGTAATGAATTGGTCGAACCGGAAAAAACACCTTCTCCGGGACAAATCAGGGATAGTAATTCATATACCTTGTATGGAGCGGTAAAAGATGCCGGCGGGCAGCCGCATTTATATCGCTTGGTACCTGATCAGGAAGAAGAATTCCGCGCAACGATACTGAAGGCCGTAGAAGAAAACCAAGTGGTGTTAGTATCCGGGGGCTCTTCGGTAGGTACACGGGACTTAACCTTAAAGATACTTAATCAATTGGGAGAACTACTGTTTCATGGCATTGCAGTAAAGCCCGGAAAGCCGACCCTTGCTACCGTTGTCAAAGACAGTTCCGGTACAAATACCCTGGTGATAGGTCTGCCGGGTCACCCGGTATCTGCTTTTATCACATTTAGAAGATTGGTGGAACCGCTGTTAAAGGGGCATTTAAGGGAATTGCTTCCGCCGGCATGTGTTTACGGTAGACTTACCAAAAACATCCCATCCCAGGCTGGTCGGGAGGAACATGTACGGGTTCGTCTAATCAGCCAGGGGGAACAAGTACTGGTAGAACCGGTTTTTGGCAAATCAGGAATGCTTACTTCCCTTACGGCGGCTCACGGGGTTGTAACTGTATCGTTAGAAGCCCAAGGGCTGGCAGCGGGTTCTGAAGTAGCAGTGAAATTGTTTAAGGAGTTGTAA
- the moaA gene encoding GTP 3',8-cyclase MoaA, with protein sequence MLDKFGRNIDYLRVSVTDRCNLRCCYCMPEEGVEQLSRDEILSLEELERIIRAGSNAGIRRVRITGGEPLVRRDVSTLIKKVSLMPGIKDISLTTNAILLADLAEELKEAGLKRVNISLDTLMEHKYKEITRRGSLGRVLVGIEKALALGLTPVKINVVVQRDFNLDEVRDFIRFTESAPIHVRFIEIMPMGCGGGLSDEFVSAEEIKKIVSEDYSLVKGELAGGGPADYFKVEGYHGTVGFIHAISRHFCARCNRLRLTADGRLRYCLQQEQSLDIKGPLRNGAAEAELVELFGQAVMHKPAGYRSSEWNKNSLMNTIGG encoded by the coding sequence ATGCTTGATAAATTTGGCCGTAATATTGATTATTTGCGGGTAAGTGTCACAGACCGCTGCAACCTACGCTGCTGTTATTGTATGCCCGAAGAAGGGGTTGAGCAGCTTTCCCGGGATGAAATTCTCAGCTTGGAAGAGTTAGAACGAATAATACGAGCCGGCAGCAATGCTGGTATTCGGAGGGTGCGAATTACCGGTGGCGAACCATTGGTGAGACGCGATGTTAGTACGTTGATAAAAAAAGTAAGCTTGATGCCTGGGATAAAAGACATTTCGCTTACCACCAATGCTATTTTACTGGCTGACCTGGCCGAAGAGCTAAAGGAGGCCGGCCTGAAGCGGGTCAATATCAGTTTGGATACTTTGATGGAACATAAGTACAAAGAAATTACTCGACGCGGTAGCTTGGGCCGAGTGTTGGTGGGGATTGAGAAGGCCCTAGCTTTGGGGTTGACTCCTGTTAAGATAAATGTGGTGGTTCAGCGGGATTTCAACCTGGATGAGGTGCGGGATTTTATTCGTTTCACTGAAAGTGCGCCAATCCACGTGCGGTTTATCGAAATTATGCCCATGGGATGTGGTGGCGGGTTGAGTGATGAGTTTGTTTCCGCTGAAGAGATTAAAAAAATAGTTAGTGAGGACTACTCATTGGTGAAAGGCGAATTGGCCGGGGGCGGCCCGGCGGATTACTTCAAAGTGGAGGGGTATCACGGCACTGTAGGATTTATCCATGCTATCAGCAGACACTTCTGCGCTCGGTGTAATCGGCTGCGGTTAACTGCCGACGGGCGGCTGCGCTATTGTCTGCAGCAAGAACAGAGCCTGGATATTAAAGGCCCGCTGCGAAACGGTGCTGCCGAAGCGGAACTAGTAGAACTGTTCGGACAGGCGGTAATGCATAAACCTGCCGGATACCGCAGCAGCGAATGGAATAAAAATTCGTTGATGAATACCATAGGGGGGTAA
- a CDS encoding patatin-like phospholipase family protein — MFGLVLSGGGLRGAVHAGFLSVLDGESIFPDMIVGSSAGSIVAALYASGLSPASIQKIVINQAPFSLHPDWRLLFLPFGFLRNTLGAFFGVPMGIFSGKQLEWALAKVIGEKGFKDMHPPIAVVSCSISDAHTVVFTSLEPSQSLPKIEFTDKASVAQAVTASSSIPGIFSPKQINDRMLVDGGVINNCPADIAKMLGATNIIAIDLGFTVKDELQPSNGVEVMLQAVDIMGQRSSNLITSQYADLTLKPATGNVSLVDWDEIPRLFELGRSLAMDNLSRIKDVLKMS; from the coding sequence ATGTTTGGATTGGTTTTAAGCGGCGGCGGGCTGCGCGGTGCGGTTCATGCAGGCTTTCTGTCAGTGCTTGATGGTGAGAGTATTTTCCCGGATATGATTGTCGGCAGCAGCGCGGGCAGCATTGTCGCCGCACTTTACGCATCAGGATTATCACCTGCGAGTATCCAAAAAATCGTCATTAATCAAGCACCTTTTAGCTTGCACCCGGACTGGCGTCTGTTATTCTTACCATTTGGTTTTTTAAGAAATACTTTAGGCGCCTTTTTTGGAGTACCTATGGGAATCTTTTCTGGAAAACAGTTGGAATGGGCACTGGCAAAAGTAATTGGGGAAAAGGGGTTTAAAGACATGCATCCCCCCATCGCCGTAGTTTCATGCAGTATCAGTGACGCCCATACTGTAGTATTTACTTCTCTTGAACCCTCCCAATCCCTGCCAAAGATAGAATTTACCGATAAAGCCAGTGTCGCTCAAGCAGTCACTGCCAGCAGCAGTATACCCGGTATATTTTCACCTAAGCAAATCAATGACCGTATGCTTGTAGACGGAGGGGTAATAAATAACTGCCCGGCGGACATAGCCAAAATGCTGGGAGCTACCAATATCATCGCCATTGATCTGGGCTTTACAGTAAAGGACGAACTGCAGCCTTCTAATGGTGTTGAAGTAATGCTGCAAGCGGTGGATATCATGGGACAGCGTAGCTCTAACTTAATAACGTCCCAATACGCGGACCTTACCTTGAAGCCGGCAACAGGTAATGTCAGTCTTGTGGACTGGGATGAGATACCTAGATTATTTGAATTAGGCCGCAGCCTAGCAATGGATAACCTTAGCAGAATAAAAGATGTTTTAAAAATGAGCTAA